A genomic stretch from Dioscorea cayenensis subsp. rotundata cultivar TDr96_F1 unplaced genomic scaffold, TDr96_F1_v2_PseudoChromosome.rev07_lg8_w22 25.fasta BLBR01000584.1, whole genome shotgun sequence includes:
- the LOC120254701 gene encoding putative disease resistance protein At1g63350 — protein MQLLKFLRHQEAKDLRSFTRQGVVEILTSAKSQSLQSDKGAKVAKQVREEDEKAIQFVNLFDEITHLEGEQSEVSFLEQLPPKPVPKSYTIVGKKFVSNLDIARSYLADETIGIIGIWGMGGVGKTTLLKKINQSLLDDANMVFDHVLFIEVSQNTQLEELRKEIAKKLHLAPDAGQQDIFNALETKNIVLLLNNIWEPVDLVDLGIINPYRDDDDSTKPYKYKVIFTTRSEDVCARMGASKKIKVKCLELDEAWVLFKHNVNLAVIESDEKLKKIAREVMNKCGGLPLALQVVVMILYLEIFRSVSCVLPFYDGYPKKMPNLSYLDLQDTGIEELPKDIKCLVNLQYLNISNTNISSLPKELVYLKKLQHLICGGLKGLGKVEEDLMSRLRKSKVIDVFPSVVVDLEDCKDHGFLAVLVIESCPQLKELVMNGSGSHLNYLDIFNVEKLQNIIWINLSPAEFFLVLQLLEISGLVLVNCVVGSAMQMKCMESTASIQQIQRIDSVSLRPLRMIQSNLMINQSFNFTAANLRAFWSISSNVFKIREQDGRSSARQNFDLSEQSERSSVEKVKFDN, from the exons atgcaactccTCAAGTTTTTAAGGCACCAAGAAGccaaagacttgaggagtttcacaaggcAAGGAGTCGTGGAGATTTTGACAAGCgcaaagagccaaagtcttcaAAGCGATAAAGGAGCAAAAGTGGCCAAGCAG GTtcgagaagaagatgagaaggCAATacaatttgttaatttattcgATGAAATAACTCACTTGGAAGGAGAACAATCAGAAGTCTCATTCTTAGAGCAATTGCCTCCTAAACCGGTCCCTAAATCATATACGATAGTGGGGAAAAAATTCGTTTCCAACCTTGATATTGCTCGCAGTTATCTGGCAGATGAAACAATTGGTATAATTGGCATATGGGGCATGGGGGGTGTAGGCAAGACCACACTcttgaaaaaaatcaaccaatcaTTGTTAGATGATGCAAACATGGTATTTGATCATGTGCTATTTATCGAAGTTTCACAAAATACTCAGTTGGAAGAACTTCGGAAAGAGATTGCTAAAAAATTGCATTTGGCCCCTGATGCTGGTCAACAAGACATCTTCAATGCCCTAGAAACTAAGAATATTGTATTGCTCTTGAATAATATATGGGAGCCAGTAGACCTTGTTGATCTTGGAATTATCAATCCTTATAGGGATGATGATGATTCCACCAAACCATACAAATATAAAGTGATTTTCACTACTCGATCAGAAGATGTGTGTGCCCGGATGGGGGCAAGCAAAAAGATTAAAGTGAAATGCTTGGAATTAGATGAAGCATGGGTTCTTTTCAAGCACAATGTTAATCTAGCTGTTATTGAGTCAGAtgaaaagttgaagaaaatagCAAGGGAAGTGATGAACAAGTGTGGTGGTTTGCCACTTGCTCTGCAAGTGGTGG TTATGATACTCTACCTAGAAATATTCAGGAGTGTTTCTTGTGTGCTTCCCTTTTACGATGGTTATCCAAAGAAG ATGCCAAATTTGTCATATTTGGATCTTCAAGACACTGGTATCGAAGAACTTCCAAAGGACATCaaatgtttggttaatttgCAATACCTAAACATTTCAAACACAAATATCTCATCACTTCCGAAGGAGTTggtatatttgaaaaaattgcaACATCTAATATGTGGAGGTTTGAAAGGGCTTGGCAAGGTAGAGGAAGATCTCATGTCAAGATTACGTAAGTCGAAGGTCATCGACGTATTTCCATCTGTGGTGGTAGACCTCGAAGA TTGCAAAGATCATGGATTCTTGGCGGTTCTAGTAATTGAATCATGCCCACAGCTTAAGGAGCTTGTGATGAATGGAAGTGGGAGTCATCTCAATTACCTCGATATCTTTAATGTTGAAAAACTGCAGAACATTATCTGGATAAATCTATCACCTGCAGAATTTTTTCTTGTGTTGCAGTTGTTAGAAATATCGGGAT TGGTGTTGGTAAACTGTGTTGTTGGCTCTGCAATGCAAATGAAGTGCATGGAGTCGACAGCAAGTATTCAACAAATCCAGAGGATAGATTCGGTCTCACTCAGACCTCTTAGGATGATCCAGTCAAACCTGATGATCAATCAAAGCTTCAATTTCACTGCTGCTAATTTAAGAGCATTTTGGTCAATTTCCTCAAACGTATTCAAAATTAGGGAACAAGATGGGAGAAGCTCTGCAAGGCAAAACTTTGATCTGAGTGAACAATCAGAAAGATCATCTGTCGAGAAGGTGAAATTTGACAACTAA